A region of Lagenorhynchus albirostris chromosome 20, mLagAlb1.1, whole genome shotgun sequence DNA encodes the following proteins:
- the PVALEF gene encoding parvalbumin-like EF-hand-containing protein, with amino-acid sequence MDEDFSSQMKKMALAMGTSLSDKDIDLLPTDMRHHGSFNYIKFFEYMQKFPASGQQESVIRKAFQTLDKDKSGFIEWNEIKYILHIIPSSGPTTPLTDEEAEAVIQAADTDGDGRIDFEEFSELIKKENIAKK; translated from the exons ATGGACGAGGACTTCTCCTCCCAGATGAAGAAGATGGCCTTGGCCATGGGCACATCCCTGTCGGACAAGGACATAGACCTGCTGCCCACCGACATGAGGCACCATG GCTCCTTCAACTACATCAAGTTCTTCGAGTACATGCAGAAGTTCCCGGCCTCGGGGCAGCAGGAGAGTGTCATCCGCAAGGCCTTCCAGACCCTCGACAAGGACAAGAGCGGCTTCATCGAGTGGAATGAGATCAA GTACATCCTGCACATCATCCCCAGCAGCGGGCCCACCACCCCACTGACGGACGAGGAGGCTGAGGCCGTGATCCAAGCAGCCGACACGGATGGGGACGGGAGAATTGACTTTGAAG AATTTTCTGAATTGATCAAAAAGGAGAACATTGCCAAGAAGTAG